In the Deinococcus ficus genome, one interval contains:
- a CDS encoding c-type cytochrome, with the protein MNDDVRASPRTPDPGATVTEVRREPAPVPERRGSPLIGTLRNVMLGLLALAVLGAGLGIWLSGDRREAADTGTAAADATTPATPDGNDTTGTAPVGATPGTPTGAQTDGPAAPQEVAQVTQPAYDVDSPKALYEAACASCHMPDGRGAVGAARYPALANNPRLAQYQYPATFIMNGAGAMPTFQRHLTDQQVADVINYVRTELNDYTDTVDAGMIAPFRRPTPTPDIDGAAG; encoded by the coding sequence ATGAATGATGACGTGCGAGCGTCCCCCCGGACCCCCGACCCCGGCGCCACGGTCACGGAGGTTCGCCGCGAACCGGCCCCCGTGCCCGAACGCCGCGGTTCCCCCCTGATCGGCACCCTGCGCAACGTGATGCTGGGCCTGCTCGCCCTGGCAGTCCTGGGCGCCGGGCTGGGCATCTGGCTGTCCGGGGACCGCCGGGAGGCCGCGGACACCGGTACCGCTGCGGCCGACGCGACCACGCCCGCCACCCCGGACGGGAACGACACCACCGGCACCGCGCCGGTCGGGGCGACGCCCGGCACGCCCACCGGCGCGCAGACGGACGGCCCGGCCGCGCCGCAGGAGGTCGCGCAGGTCACCCAGCCCGCCTACGACGTGGATTCCCCGAAGGCGCTGTACGAGGCCGCCTGCGCGAGCTGCCACATGCCGGACGGCCGCGGCGCGGTCGGCGCGGCCCGCTACCCGGCGCTGGCAAACAACCCGCGCCTGGCGCAGTACCAGTACCCGGCCACCTTCATCATGAACGGCGCCGGCGCCATGCCCACCTTCCAGCGGCACCTGACCGACCAGCAGGTCGCGGACGTCATCAACTACGTCCGCACGGAACTCAACGACTACACCGACACCGTGGACGCCGGCATGATCGCGCCATTCCGCAGGCCCACGCCCACCCCCGACATTGACGGAGCCGCCGGATGA
- a CDS encoding glutaminyl-peptide cyclotransferase, producing the protein MRFPSPLLCLTALLPALSFPAGQAAAPARTAKAPLVRPVVTARYPHDLTAFTQGLQYLGGGLLLESTGQVGKSGVRRVELKTGKVVQSVPTPISTAFGEGATLLDGVIYHLTWQEGVAFALDGKSMREVGRFKYKGEGWGITNDGKALITSDGSSALSWRDPKTFAVTKTVNVTDDGQPVKNLNELEFVQGFVYANVWLTPRVAKIDPKTGAVTAWIDLTPLAREAAATALRKGVKPTFDDVPNGIAFIPERGTMLLGGKNWPTLFEVRLPGLKVESGATARPPLPRTRS; encoded by the coding sequence ATGCGTTTTCCGTCTCCCCTGCTGTGCCTGACCGCCCTGCTGCCCGCCCTGAGTTTCCCTGCCGGTCAGGCGGCCGCGCCGGCCCGCACGGCGAAGGCGCCGCTGGTGCGCCCGGTGGTCACGGCGCGGTACCCGCACGACCTGACGGCCTTCACGCAGGGGCTGCAGTACCTGGGCGGCGGTCTGCTGCTGGAAAGCACCGGGCAGGTCGGGAAGTCCGGGGTGCGGCGCGTGGAGCTGAAGACCGGCAAGGTCGTGCAGAGCGTGCCCACGCCGATCAGCACGGCGTTCGGGGAGGGGGCCACGCTGCTGGACGGCGTGATCTACCACCTGACCTGGCAGGAGGGCGTGGCGTTCGCGCTGGACGGCAAGTCCATGCGCGAGGTGGGGCGGTTCAAGTACAAGGGCGAGGGCTGGGGCATCACGAACGACGGCAAGGCCCTGATCACCAGCGACGGCAGCAGCGCGCTGTCCTGGCGGGACCCGAAGACTTTCGCGGTGACGAAGACCGTGAACGTCACGGACGACGGGCAGCCGGTGAAGAACCTGAACGAGCTGGAGTTCGTGCAGGGGTTCGTGTACGCGAACGTGTGGCTCACGCCGCGCGTGGCGAAGATCGACCCGAAGACGGGCGCGGTGACCGCCTGGATCGACCTGACGCCCCTGGCCCGCGAGGCGGCCGCGACGGCGCTGCGCAAGGGCGTGAAACCCACCTTCGACGACGTGCCGAACGGCATCGCGTTCATCCCGGAGCGCGGCACGATGCTGCTGGGCGGCAAGAACTGGCCCACGCTGTTCGAGGTGAGACTGCCGGGCCTGAAGGTGGAGTCCGGCGCCACCGCGCGGCCTCCCCTGCCCAGAACCCGCAGCTGA
- the gnd gene encoding phosphogluconate dehydrogenase (NAD(+)-dependent, decarboxylating) produces MRIGMVGLGKMGGNMVLRLLGGGQEVVGYDRSEDALQNIAAQGAVAVRSVEDLIASLGEPGTRAVWVMVPAGPITQAVIDDLASRLAPGDIIIDGGNSNYKDTQRRAQELAARGLHFVDVGTSGGVWGLKEGYAMMIGGAPEAVERLRPVFEALAPAPDRGWGHMGPSGSGHYVKMVHNGIEYGMMQAYAEGFELMKAHHDFNLNMAQIAELWRHGSVVRSWLLDLTAEALKNSADFNALSDYVADSGEGRWTIIDSVELGVPTPVITLATQMRFRSQQEVSYAGQMLSAMRRAFGGHAVKTLEATKQEGLVPAVQAGESPKAAAPENIPAAAAATPDRGASAAQELGETGQQRVKGDG; encoded by the coding sequence ATGAGAATCGGCATGGTCGGTCTGGGCAAGATGGGCGGGAACATGGTGCTGCGGCTGCTGGGGGGCGGGCAGGAGGTCGTGGGCTACGACCGCAGCGAGGACGCGTTGCAGAACATCGCCGCGCAGGGCGCCGTGGCGGTGCGCAGCGTGGAGGACCTGATCGCGTCCCTAGGCGAACCCGGCACCCGGGCGGTGTGGGTGATGGTCCCGGCCGGCCCGATCACGCAGGCCGTCATCGACGATCTGGCCAGCCGGCTGGCGCCGGGGGACATCATCATCGACGGCGGGAACAGCAACTACAAGGACACGCAGCGCCGCGCGCAGGAACTCGCGGCGCGGGGCCTGCACTTCGTGGACGTGGGCACCTCGGGCGGCGTGTGGGGCCTGAAGGAAGGCTACGCCATGATGATCGGCGGCGCCCCGGAGGCCGTGGAACGCCTGCGTCCCGTGTTCGAGGCGCTGGCGCCCGCCCCGGACCGCGGGTGGGGCCACATGGGCCCGAGCGGGTCCGGGCACTACGTGAAGATGGTCCACAACGGCATCGAGTACGGCATGATGCAGGCGTACGCCGAGGGCTTCGAGCTGATGAAGGCCCACCACGACTTCAACCTGAACATGGCGCAGATCGCCGAACTGTGGCGGCACGGCAGCGTCGTCCGCAGCTGGCTGCTGGACCTGACGGCCGAGGCGCTGAAAAACAGCGCGGACTTCAACGCCCTGTCGGATTACGTGGCGGACAGCGGGGAGGGCCGCTGGACGATCATCGACAGCGTAGAACTGGGCGTGCCCACCCCGGTGATCACCCTGGCGACCCAGATGCGCTTCCGCAGCCAGCAGGAGGTCAGCTACGCCGGGCAGATGCTCTCGGCGATGCGCCGCGCGTTCGGCGGGCACGCCGTGAAGACCCTGGAAGCCACCAAGCAGGAGGGCCTCGTCCCGGCGGTGCAGGCCGGCGAGTCCCCGAAGGCCGCCGCGCCCGAGAACATTCCTGCGGCCGCCGCGGCCACGCCCGACCGCGGGGCGAGCGCCGCGCAGGAACTCGGGGAGACCGGGCAGCAGCGCGTGAAAGGTGACGGATGA
- a CDS encoding YcjF family protein: MLPPLIKQVLDNFNFDIDPDLSRDENVDEVIKGAALLSGAIAVEPIPFADMLLITPVQAKMVLHIGKIYGYELTADRALEIAKELGATFAYGLAARQVMRGVAKLALPLVGGLITAPAVYGWTFALGRLAQNYFERKRLGLPDSGRTEQVKVIQEAKGQSRQVLPSARDFTDLASELRRRAEEKERKDGTPKP, encoded by the coding sequence ATGCTGCCCCCCCTGATCAAGCAGGTGCTTGACAACTTCAATTTCGACATCGACCCGGACCTCAGCCGCGACGAGAACGTGGATGAGGTCATCAAGGGCGCCGCGCTGCTGTCCGGCGCGATCGCCGTGGAACCCATTCCCTTTGCGGACATGCTGCTGATCACGCCCGTGCAGGCGAAGATGGTGCTGCACATCGGCAAGATCTACGGGTACGAACTCACCGCCGACCGCGCCCTGGAGATCGCCAAGGAACTGGGCGCCACCTTCGCGTACGGGCTCGCGGCCCGGCAGGTGATGCGCGGCGTGGCGAAACTGGCCCTGCCGCTGGTGGGCGGCCTGATCACCGCGCCCGCCGTGTACGGCTGGACGTTCGCACTGGGCCGCCTGGCGCAGAACTACTTCGAGCGCAAGCGCCTGGGCCTGCCAGACAGCGGCCGGACCGAGCAGGTGAAGGTGATTCAGGAAGCCAAGGGGCAGTCCCGGCAGGTGCTGCCCAGCGCCCGCGACTTCACGGACCTGGCGTCCGAGCTGCGGCGCCGCGCCGAGGAGAAGGAGCGCAAGGACGGGACCCCGAAACCCTGA
- a CDS encoding glucose-6-phosphate dehydrogenase assembly protein OpcA produces the protein MTLVKPFGPVSTTVQKAQATLDELWSRTNVETRAYTGNIVALTTREHLRRVEEALTGLEGRYAGRQIIGLMDGKDDLKVHASLVPQGHGLYVERLVLDANEAQLQGAVLPLLRSATVNHVWWGSDARPTGVLLKELTEVADQLIVDSLSLDIPPGRHYALADLSWSRSANWREALAQIFDTPEAARQLRHVREMTVRHAGRNDLPARLFAGFVGDALKWRNLNHVEFRAGKCSREGGDLCGIELTGEGVRFALTAQEGEMVRVEAVFSGCDRVTEVHVPSMTLADGLGRVMAHPERGEVFEHAWKLAKASLDR, from the coding sequence ATGACTCTGGTGAAACCCTTCGGGCCGGTGAGCACGACCGTGCAGAAGGCGCAGGCGACGCTGGACGAGCTGTGGTCCCGCACGAACGTGGAGACGCGGGCATACACCGGCAACATCGTGGCCCTGACCACCCGCGAGCACCTGAGGCGCGTGGAGGAGGCCCTGACCGGCCTGGAGGGGCGGTACGCGGGGCGGCAGATCATCGGCCTGATGGACGGCAAGGACGACCTGAAGGTGCACGCGAGCCTGGTGCCGCAGGGCCACGGGCTGTACGTGGAGCGGCTGGTGCTGGACGCGAACGAGGCGCAGTTGCAGGGCGCGGTTCTGCCGCTGCTGCGTTCGGCAACCGTGAACCACGTGTGGTGGGGGTCGGACGCCCGGCCGACCGGCGTGCTGCTCAAGGAACTCACGGAGGTGGCCGATCAGCTGATCGTGGACAGCCTGAGCCTGGACATTCCGCCGGGGCGGCATTACGCACTGGCGGACCTGAGCTGGAGCCGCAGCGCGAACTGGCGCGAGGCGCTGGCGCAGATCTTCGACACGCCCGAGGCGGCCCGGCAGCTGCGCCACGTTCGGGAGATGACGGTGCGGCACGCGGGCCGCAACGACCTGCCGGCGCGGCTGTTCGCGGGGTTCGTGGGGGACGCGCTGAAGTGGCGCAACCTCAACCACGTCGAGTTCCGCGCCGGGAAGTGCAGCCGCGAGGGCGGGGACCTGTGCGGCATCGAACTGACCGGCGAGGGCGTGCGGTTCGCTCTGACCGCGCAGGAAGGCGAGATGGTGCGCGTGGAGGCGGTGTTCTCCGGCTGTGACAGGGTGACGGAGGTGCACGTGCCGTCCATGACGCTGGCCGATGGCCTGGGCCGGGTGATGGCGCACCCGGAGCGCGGCGAGGTGTTCGAGCACGCCTGGAAGCTGGCGAAGGCGAGCCTGGACCGCTGA
- a CDS encoding flavin monoamine oxidase family protein, with product MTPDPTRSTPGPAVTRRSFLEMLGLIGGSTLAYHSMTALGLAAASPQSPRPQLQGRGDGKKVLILGAGLAGMASAYELQKVGYDVQILEYQDRAGGRAWTLRGGDTYTELGGATQRVTFQRGNYFNPGPWRVPYHHHAFLDYAREFGVQLEPFIQNSDQAYVHRDGATPARLRMREVRADFHGHVAELLSKSLSSGALDQPLTGEDRERLLDALRTWGALDRNGRYLEGFISANHRGYDVSPGDRLQAGEPSTPTSLSFLLQHGFWEDIVPALTYDHQNTIFQPVGGMDALAQAFARRVNRFITFQADVKSLTATDSGVQVTYTDRQSGADRQVSADYCICALPLSVLSQKEVNVDDELKRAVREVPYAPSFKAGLEMKRRFWEEDDRIYGGVTYTNLPIQLISYPSGGLNRDRSGVLLAAYQFGAYATKYSGMTPQARLDLVRRDVQAIHPQANAEYRSGVSVGWHRVPWALGCYGMYTDEGRKTTYEVISRRHGRVMLAGEHVSYWSGWQEGALLSAISAVQGIHEAARA from the coding sequence ATGACCCCTGACCCCACCCGTTCCACGCCCGGCCCGGCCGTGACGCGCCGCAGCTTCCTGGAGATGCTGGGCCTGATCGGCGGCAGCACCCTCGCCTACCACTCCATGACCGCCCTGGGCCTCGCCGCGGCCAGCCCGCAGTCCCCCCGCCCGCAGCTGCAGGGCCGCGGGGACGGGAAGAAGGTCCTGATCCTGGGGGCCGGGCTGGCCGGCATGGCTTCCGCGTACGAGTTGCAGAAAGTCGGGTACGACGTGCAGATCCTGGAGTACCAGGACCGCGCCGGCGGCCGCGCCTGGACGCTGCGCGGCGGGGACACGTACACCGAACTGGGCGGCGCCACGCAACGCGTGACGTTCCAGCGCGGCAACTACTTCAACCCCGGGCCGTGGCGCGTGCCGTACCACCACCACGCCTTCCTGGATTACGCGCGGGAGTTCGGCGTGCAGCTCGAGCCGTTCATTCAGAACAGCGATCAGGCGTACGTGCACCGGGACGGCGCGACCCCCGCCCGTCTGCGGATGCGGGAGGTCCGCGCGGACTTCCACGGGCACGTCGCGGAACTGCTCAGCAAGAGCCTCAGCAGCGGCGCCCTGGACCAGCCGCTCACCGGAGAGGACCGCGAGCGGCTGCTGGACGCCCTGCGCACCTGGGGCGCCCTGGACCGCAACGGCAGGTACTTGGAGGGCTTCATCAGTGCCAACCACCGCGGCTACGACGTCTCACCCGGCGACCGCCTCCAGGCCGGGGAGCCGTCCACGCCCACCTCGCTCTCCTTCCTCCTGCAGCACGGTTTCTGGGAGGACATCGTCCCCGCGCTGACCTACGACCACCAGAACACCATCTTCCAGCCGGTCGGCGGGATGGACGCGCTCGCGCAGGCCTTCGCGCGGCGCGTGAACCGCTTCATCACGTTCCAGGCCGACGTGAAGTCCCTGACCGCCACGGACAGCGGCGTGCAGGTCACGTACACCGACCGGCAGAGCGGCGCGGACCGGCAGGTGAGCGCCGACTACTGCATCTGCGCCCTTCCCCTGAGCGTGCTGTCGCAGAAGGAAGTGAACGTGGACGACGAGCTGAAACGCGCCGTGCGGGAGGTGCCGTACGCGCCCAGCTTCAAGGCCGGGCTGGAGATGAAACGCCGCTTCTGGGAGGAGGATGACCGCATCTACGGCGGCGTGACGTACACGAACCTGCCCATCCAGCTGATCAGCTACCCGTCCGGCGGCCTGAACCGCGACCGCAGCGGCGTGCTGCTGGCCGCCTACCAGTTCGGGGCGTACGCCACGAAGTACAGCGGCATGACCCCTCAGGCCCGCCTGGACCTTGTGCGGCGGGACGTGCAGGCCATTCACCCGCAGGCGAACGCCGAGTACCGCAGCGGCGTCTCGGTCGGCTGGCACCGCGTCCCCTGGGCGCTGGGGTGCTACGGCATGTACACCGACGAGGGCCGCAAGACGACCTATGAGGTGATCTCCCGCCGGCACGGCCGGGTCATGCTGGCCGGCGAGCACGTGAGCTACTGGAGCGGCTGGCAGGAGGGCGCGCTGCTCTCCGCGATCAGTGCCGTGCAGGGCATTCATGAGGCCGCCCGGGCCTGA
- the zwf gene encoding glucose-6-phosphate dehydrogenase, translating into MTGGKGSRKAAPTRKAAATKARKATSAKSAAVPAEPVRKPSTAGTRRAVERRTAQQDDGVAQPAPAPDSPVPAAPKKRTSPRSRQRVPHAGPEDDGRNPFRALMRRRRAPEPATLVIFGATGDLAQRKLLPAVFGLWQDGLLGSAFNIVGVGRQEMTDEQFQDFALNALKTSKETDEIKEGSLEKFRDLLYYEGGDFSGDDVFRRVQVELDRAQTAHGGRKNALFYLSVPPSLFEVISDGLGRLGLNDQAEGWRRLVIEKPFGRDLESARALNDAIHHVWDESQVYRIDHYLGKETVQNLMAIRFGNSIFEPLWNRGYVDHVQITAAEDLGLEGRAGYYEEAGVVRDMLQNHLMQLFALTAMETPAALDADAIRDEKVKVLRAVKPIPRGRVRSVAVRGQYGPGSLYGEAVPGYREEPNVKEGSTTPTYVALKLEVDNWRWEGVPFYLRTGKRLPKKVTEIAVVFKRPPLSLFPSGVERNVLAFRIQPDEGVSLKFSSKTPGQEMDLREVVMDFRYDAFGAQLESPYSRLLLDAMLGDATLFPREDEVDHAWQIVSGLLEAWDGRAAAEFPNYAAGTWGPDAADDLMGPDRRWRRL; encoded by the coding sequence ATGACCGGCGGAAAGGGAAGCAGGAAGGCGGCTCCGACCAGAAAGGCTGCGGCAACCAAGGCGAGGAAGGCAACCTCGGCAAAGTCGGCGGCCGTGCCGGCCGAGCCGGTCAGGAAGCCCTCCACGGCCGGCACGCGCCGGGCGGTGGAGCGCCGCACCGCGCAGCAGGACGACGGCGTGGCGCAGCCCGCCCCGGCCCCGGACAGCCCCGTGCCGGCCGCCCCGAAGAAACGCACCTCGCCGCGGTCCCGGCAGCGGGTGCCGCACGCCGGGCCGGAGGACGACGGCCGCAACCCCTTCCGCGCGCTGATGCGCCGCCGGCGCGCGCCGGAACCGGCGACGCTGGTGATCTTCGGCGCGACCGGGGACCTCGCGCAGCGCAAGTTGCTCCCGGCGGTGTTCGGCCTGTGGCAGGACGGCCTGCTGGGCAGCGCCTTCAACATCGTGGGCGTCGGGCGGCAGGAGATGACCGACGAGCAGTTCCAGGACTTCGCACTCAACGCCCTGAAGACCAGCAAGGAAACGGACGAGATCAAGGAAGGCAGCCTGGAGAAATTCCGGGACCTGCTGTACTACGAGGGCGGGGATTTCAGCGGGGACGACGTGTTCCGCCGCGTGCAGGTGGAACTGGACCGCGCGCAGACCGCGCACGGCGGGCGGAAGAACGCGCTGTTCTACCTGTCGGTGCCGCCCAGCCTGTTCGAGGTGATCAGTGACGGCCTGGGCCGCCTGGGCCTGAACGACCAGGCCGAAGGCTGGCGGCGACTGGTGATCGAGAAGCCCTTCGGACGGGACCTGGAGTCCGCCCGGGCGCTGAACGACGCGATCCATCACGTGTGGGACGAGTCGCAGGTGTACCGCATCGACCATTACCTGGGCAAGGAGACGGTGCAGAACCTGATGGCGATCCGCTTCGGGAACAGCATCTTCGAGCCGCTGTGGAATCGCGGGTACGTGGACCACGTGCAGATCACCGCCGCCGAGGACCTGGGCCTGGAAGGCCGCGCCGGGTACTACGAGGAGGCCGGGGTGGTGCGCGACATGCTGCAGAACCACCTGATGCAGCTGTTCGCCCTGACGGCCATGGAGACCCCGGCGGCGCTGGACGCCGACGCGATCCGCGACGAGAAGGTCAAGGTCCTGCGGGCCGTGAAACCCATACCGCGCGGCCGGGTGCGGAGCGTGGCGGTGCGCGGGCAGTACGGGCCGGGCTCCCTGTACGGCGAGGCGGTGCCGGGGTACCGGGAGGAACCGAACGTGAAGGAGGGCAGCACCACGCCCACCTACGTGGCCCTGAAACTGGAGGTGGACAACTGGCGCTGGGAGGGCGTGCCGTTCTACCTGCGGACCGGGAAGCGGCTGCCGAAGAAGGTTACGGAGATCGCGGTGGTGTTCAAACGCCCGCCGCTGAGCCTGTTCCCGAGCGGCGTGGAGCGCAACGTCCTGGCGTTCCGCATCCAGCCGGACGAGGGCGTGAGCCTGAAGTTCTCCAGCAAGACGCCCGGGCAGGAGATGGACCTGCGGGAGGTCGTGATGGACTTCCGGTACGACGCGTTCGGCGCGCAGCTGGAAAGCCCGTACTCGCGCCTGCTGCTGGACGCCATGCTGGGCGACGCGACGCTGTTTCCCCGCGAGGACGAGGTGGACCACGCCTGGCAGATCGTCTCGGGCCTGCTGGAGGCCTGGGACGGCCGGGCGGCGGCGGAGTTCCCGAATTACGCGGCGGGCACCTGGGGGCCGGACGCGGCCGACGACCTGATGGGCCCGGACCGCCGCTGGCGGAGGCTGTGA
- the mqnC gene encoding cyclic dehypoxanthinyl futalosine synthase encodes MTATVPHVSPLEKAARGERLNAAEIEALYHLPLPDVAAVAHDLRMQRRDPDTVSFLIDRNINYTNVCNVGCNFCAFYRTKRQADSYTLDYEHISRKITELEQEGGTRILLQGGVNPDLGLDYYTGMLRHVKAHHPTIRIDAFSPEEVLFMEKTFGLTLDELLDTLMEAGLDGLPGAGGEILEDDVRKKAAPARIRAADWFRIQDAAQRKGLYTISTMVIGFGETYAQRANHLLKIREQQDKALRDYAGNGFAGFAMWTLQTENTRLHGKAPGATAHEYLQQLAIARIALDNVPNIQTSWPAQGFKVAQAALYYGANDLGSTMLEENVVSAAGGHDRHRATVRELIRIAVDAGFTPVIRNSRFEIIERPDAEAILNRRDENPEAERAVGAGA; translated from the coding sequence ATGACCGCCACCGTCCCTCACGTTTCCCCGCTGGAGAAGGCCGCGCGGGGCGAACGCCTGAACGCCGCCGAGATCGAGGCGCTGTACCACCTACCCCTTCCGGACGTGGCCGCCGTCGCGCACGACCTGCGCATGCAGCGGCGCGACCCGGACACCGTGTCCTTCCTGATCGACCGGAACATCAACTACACCAACGTGTGTAACGTGGGCTGCAACTTCTGCGCCTTCTACCGCACCAAGCGCCAGGCGGACAGCTACACCCTGGACTACGAGCACATCAGCCGCAAAATCACCGAACTGGAACAGGAGGGCGGCACCCGCATCCTGCTGCAGGGCGGCGTGAACCCGGACCTGGGCCTGGACTACTACACGGGTATGCTCCGGCACGTCAAGGCGCACCACCCCACCATCCGCATCGACGCGTTCTCCCCGGAAGAAGTGCTGTTCATGGAAAAGACCTTCGGGCTGACCCTGGACGAGCTGCTCGACACCCTGATGGAGGCCGGCCTGGACGGCCTGCCCGGCGCGGGCGGCGAGATCCTGGAGGACGACGTGCGCAAGAAGGCCGCGCCCGCCCGCATCCGCGCCGCTGACTGGTTCCGCATTCAGGACGCCGCGCAGCGCAAGGGCCTGTACACCATCTCCACCATGGTGATCGGCTTCGGCGAGACGTACGCCCAGCGCGCCAACCACCTCCTGAAGATCCGTGAACAGCAGGACAAGGCCCTGCGCGACTACGCCGGGAACGGCTTCGCGGGCTTCGCCATGTGGACCCTGCAGACCGAGAACACCCGCCTGCACGGCAAGGCGCCCGGCGCCACCGCGCACGAGTACCTGCAGCAGCTCGCCATCGCCCGCATCGCGCTGGACAACGTGCCGAACATCCAGACGTCCTGGCCCGCGCAGGGCTTCAAGGTGGCGCAGGCGGCGCTCTACTACGGCGCGAACGACCTGGGTTCCACCATGCTGGAGGAGAACGTCGTGTCGGCCGCCGGCGGGCACGACCGCCACCGCGCCACCGTGCGCGAACTGATCCGCATCGCCGTGGACGCCGGATTCACGCCGGTGATCCGCAACAGCCGCTTCGAGATCATCGAACGGCCCGACGCGGAGGCCATCCTGAACCGACGGGACGAGAACCCGGAAGCGGAACGGGCCGTCGGCGCCGGCGCTTAA
- the queG gene encoding tRNA epoxyqueuosine(34) reductase QueG, which yields MSAHDLLSALALDLGADTVGWAPAAVPAGSVQEYAAWLGAGRHAGMGYLERQLPARAEPQSRLEGAASVLVLGVSHGFAPLPVPAGGVRLGRVARYAWTPDYHHQLQPVLERLEREAAALGVRAKGYVDHGPVMERLFANGAFLGWRGKSGMTVSTDLGAFVTLAVLLTDLPGAAPGEVHPDRCGRCTRCVTACPTAAIGDDRAIDARRCVSYLTIEHRGPVPLDLRAGMGGWLFGCDVCSEVCPWSVRAAGREGGLGRFLRPDPELAHPDLSAFFHVSEREFERRFRGTAFLRPRRKGMARNALTVIGNTRDPRGRPLLDAGLADPAWEVRDAAAWALARWEEWGPLETLRRDPDERVAALAGALLDGRAGH from the coding sequence ATGTCGGCCCATGACCTCCTCTCTGCCCTGGCGCTGGACCTGGGCGCGGACACCGTGGGCTGGGCGCCGGCCGCCGTGCCGGCCGGAAGCGTGCAGGAGTACGCCGCGTGGCTGGGCGCCGGGCGGCACGCGGGCATGGGGTACCTGGAGCGGCAGCTGCCTGCCCGGGCCGAGCCGCAGTCGCGGCTGGAGGGCGCCGCGAGCGTGCTGGTGCTGGGCGTGTCCCACGGGTTTGCGCCGCTGCCCGTGCCGGCGGGCGGGGTGCGACTGGGCCGGGTGGCGCGCTACGCCTGGACACCCGACTACCACCACCAGCTGCAGCCGGTGCTGGAGCGTCTGGAGCGCGAGGCGGCCGCACTGGGGGTGCGGGCGAAGGGGTACGTGGATCACGGCCCGGTCATGGAGCGCCTGTTCGCGAACGGGGCGTTCCTGGGCTGGCGCGGGAAGTCCGGCATGACGGTCAGCACGGACCTGGGCGCGTTCGTGACGCTGGCGGTGCTGCTCACGGACCTGCCCGGCGCGGCGCCCGGGGAGGTGCACCCGGACCGCTGCGGGCGCTGCACGCGCTGCGTGACCGCCTGCCCCACCGCAGCCATCGGGGACGACCGGGCCATCGACGCGCGGCGCTGCGTGTCGTACCTGACGATCGAGCACCGCGGGCCGGTGCCGCTGGACCTGCGTGCGGGCATGGGCGGGTGGCTGTTCGGCTGCGACGTGTGCAGCGAAGTCTGCCCCTGGTCCGTGCGGGCCGCCGGGCGGGAAGGCGGCCTGGGCCGGTTCCTGCGGCCGGACCCGGAGCTGGCGCACCCGGACCTCTCGGCGTTCTTCCACGTGAGTGAACGTGAGTTCGAGCGGCGCTTCCGCGGCACGGCGTTCCTGCGGCCCCGCCGCAAGGGCATGGCCCGCAACGCCCTGACCGTGATCGGCAACACCCGCGACCCGCGCGGCCGGCCGCTGCTGGACGCCGGCCTGGCCGACCCCGCCTGGGAGGTCCGGGACGCGGCGGCGTGGGCGCTGGCCCGCTGGGAGGAGTGGGGGCCGCTGGAAACCCTGCGGCGGGACCCGGACGAGCGGGTGGCGGCCCTGGCCGGGGCGCTGCTGGACGGCCGCGCTGGACACTGA